The following proteins come from a genomic window of Anguilla rostrata isolate EN2019 chromosome 17, ASM1855537v3, whole genome shotgun sequence:
- the LOC135243795 gene encoding GTPase IMAP family member 4-like, translated as MECDCKPESACTSTCLCETEDDITPALWMDYNSVWTGAIAVLGFLLYRFTQALPTLIRWPIRLLCSFTGVTSMWRWVSRLVNTVLGLRTLFKWLCHLWKILVGSVGNMKKCMGAVAKLIQNLQELSTDQSTNRRHVGNAAPMTLYPSDPGLRLILVGPCVADLGLLRDRLLGCPASHGYQRQCVQWRAFAEGQELIMVDTPDILGSSLEPTEVAREALRSLQLASPGPHAFLLVLRGPRPSDDGGDATKALRTLLGLVGEGALDHILLVLIHTDSPGGSGTPSPISEGTPGGLVALLSLCGQKLELLDIGPACPQARRRAQSQRLVERVVQMRALRGHYLHQLQRKENQMREELLLDAAAELRRRLEDKEREQKEREEREREQRERKAIGNEYLLHREGHVNEEWAISPSAPASAKACD; from the exons ACGACATTACTCCTG CTCTGTGGATGGACTACAACAGTGTGTGGACAGGAGCAATCGCTGTCTTGGGCTTCTTGCTGTACAGGTTCACACAAG ctctccccaCCCTGATCCGATGGCCCATCCGTCTTCTCTGCTCTTTCACTG GTGTGACCTCAATGTGGAGATGGGTGTCCCGTCTTGTCAACACTGTCCTTG GGTTAAGGACGTTGTTTAAATGGCTGTGTCATCTCTGGAAGATTTTAGTCG GTTCTGTTGGTAACATGAAGAAATGTATGGGGGCTGTAGCTAAACTGATCCAAAACCTGCAAG AACTTTCCACAGACCAGTCCACCAACAGAAGGCACGTCGGAAACGCTGCCCCAATGACCTTATATCCCTCAGACCCAGGACTCCGGCTAATTCTGGTGGGGCCTTGTGTGGCTGACCTTGGCTTGCTGCGGGACAGGCTGTTGGGCTGCCCTGCCTCCCATGGGTACCAGaggcagtgtgtgcagtggagGGCCTTTGCGGAGGGACAGGAGTTGATCATGGTGGACACCCCGGATATCCTGGGGTCATCTCTGGAACCGACAGAGGTGGCACGGGAAGCCCTGCGGAGCCTGCAGCTGGCCAGCCCAGGTCCCCACGCCTTCCTGCTGGTCTTGCGGGGCCCCCGACCAAGTGATGACGGAGGAGACGCAACAAAGGCGTTGAGGACCCTCCTGGGCTTGGTGGGCGAGGGTGCTCTGGATcatattcttcttgttctgatccACACAGACTCTCCCGGAGGCTCTGGTACACCAAGCCCAATATCGGAGGGGACTCCTGGGGGTCTTGTAGCGCTGCTGTCCTTATGCGGTCAGAAGCTAGAACTGTTGGACATTGGGCCTGCCTGTCCCCAGGCCAGGAGGAGGGCCCAGAGCCAGCGGCTAGTGGAGAGGGTTGTGCAGATGAGGGCACTGAGGGGCCACTACCTCCACCAGCTTCAGAGGAAGGAGAACCAGATGAGGGAGGAGCTTCTCCTGGATGCAGCtgctgagctgaggaggaggCTAGAGGACAAGGAAAGggagcagaaagagagggaggaaagagagagggagcagagagagaggaaggcgATTGGGAATGAATACCTGCTACACAGGGAAGGACATGTAAATGAAGAGTGGGCCATTAGTCCATCTGCCCCAGCTTCAGCCAAGGCTtgtgattga